GACTTTCATCAGGACCTTGCCGGATTGGTTGTTCTCTGCGTCTCTGCGTCTCTGCGGGAGATCTTTTTTCCCTGTGTGCTTTGTGTCCTCTCTATATTATAAGCTTGGCTTATGTAAGTGCCATTCTTACTAGAGGTATTTTATCAAATTTAACCTATTGTACCCTAATCAAAAGACTCCGCCTGCGAACTTTTATGCGACATTCTCCCTACCCCTTAACCCCCTTGGCTCTCACTTCATCCCAGCCTACAACGTATCTGACAACTTCAACCCTTTCTTTATAATTCAGGTTCTCCGCCGGATTCTGAATGATCATAAGCTCTGCAAGCTCTGGTTTTGAACCAGCCTGAAAGACCACATATAGATAGTATTCATCCTTGAATCTCTCCGCCTTGAACCATTCATTTTGAGTCAAAGCCACAGCGCCTACTCCTGCCCTGGCTTTAACCTCGATGTAGCGCATCCTTCCATCACTGTCCTTGGAGCGGATGTCAAAACCGAGATCCTCGATGGAGACATCTTCAGGCACTCTTCCATTCCTGATCTCGTATTTCATTGCTTTTTCCATTCCAACGCGCTCAATTTCAGGATCGCTATGCATAGTCTTGTCAAGCCGCTCTGGGGGCTGTACCCTGATGATACCGACGAAACGAGGCATGTTCATGGTCAGACTTTTTTCTTTTTGGATCAGGTCCTGAAGCTCTTTCAGGGCCTTTTCATATTCTTCTTTTCTTTCTTCTTTGTTTCTAATGACAAGATCAACATTTTCACCCTGGTTCCTCCGGTCATACAGTGAGATCAACTGCCTATCGAGTTCCAGTATCAGGTAATCCAGCGACTTGATACCATATTTTTGCTTGATTTCTGTCTGCCGAATACGTTCTTTAGCAATCTCGGCCTTATATTCTTCCAGTTTTACAATAACGCTCTTAGCTACCTGACGCTTAAGGGCCTCTACATCAACGGCAATATCCTTTCCATCCTTCCCTCGCTCGATACTCGGCATCTTCCCTCTGTTCTCCTCCTCCCTGTTAGCCCCGCTATCTGCCGTTTTCTTTTTATCTGCCTCCTCCAGGTCCCAAATTATGGCAGGGGAGACCGGCCTAACCTCGCTGCCAGTGGTATAAAACCCAAAAAGCCTTTTTCCGGCCACATCACCAGTGCCGTCTTTAATCTGGCCCTCATAGAAGAGAATGTACCCATTGAGCAATCCATCAGGGTCGATGAAACGCGCTCCTACAAGAAGCGAGTTTAAAAAGTTATTCTCTATCCAGACCATCATGGCTTCAAAGAGGGGATGGCCAAAGGAGATAAACTCTGAGTCAGAGTTCTTGAAGGCAACCTCTTTATCGAAGGTTACCTTGGGGTATTTCTTCAGCAGCCCGCCATAGGATTTCTTAAAGGTGTCCTGATCGGCAATTTTTCGGATCTCGAAGGGAATGGAATCTATGGCCAGGAATCCATCCTTGCGCACCCTGAGCTTTTGTTCTGCCTGTCCTGACTGGGCCGCATGCGAGAATGCCTTTTTGAAGAAACTCTCCGTATATTCAGGGATAAGGCGGTATTCCCGTGCCCGCTGCTCCATCTCCTTGATGCGGGTATAATCGATGTAGTGGGTAGCCAGACTCTCACCAAGGTTCTCCTTGACCTTGGCTATGTAGTCGTTATCTACGGTGATATCGATCTCTTTGAGAATCTCATCAATGGTTCTGGCATTGGCTGCCGCTTCCATCAGGAGTTGGGAAAGGTTTTTGTTGTAGAGCACTTCATTCAGGACATCGAATACCTTATCGCTTCCCAGTGCCCGCCCGATCTCTGCCAGTTTTTCAAATAGCTTATATAATACTTTTCCTTCACGGGTATCCATAGCCACCAGGTTAAAGACGTAAACCTCCTTTACCTGCCCATAGCGGTGTATCCTGCCCATGCGCTGCTCAAGGCGATTGGGATTCCAGGGGATATCATAGTTTACCATGAGGTGGCAAAACTGAAGGTTAATACCCTCTCCGGCTGCTTCCGTGGCTACTAAAACCTGCGTTTCAAGCTTGAATTTTTTCTCAGCCTCTATCCTCTCTTCAAGCTTCATCCCACCATGAATGGTATTGGTTGCATATCCCCAATTCCTGATTTTCTCCTCAAGATACTTCAACGTGTCCTTTGACTCGGTAAAGATAAGGATTTTTTTGTCATCTTTCTCTGGATAGATCTCCTCCAGGTGTCTAAGTGATTTCTTGAGCTCCCTTATCTTTATCTCTTCCTCATGGTGAATAATGTCCCTCGACCGGTCAATGAGATCCTCAATAGTCCTTATCTCTTTCTCCAGCTCCTCTCGGTTTTCAGAAACGCTTAAGGTTTCCCAGACCTCTTCCTCTTCCCATCTTTCCTCTTCGCTCATGTCTTCTACGGTATCGAAATCGGTAACGCCTTTATGAGGAGTGCCATTATGCGTGCCTTTATTGGAGCCCAGAGCACCCTTACCCTTTTCCTGCGGGCCTTTCGGAAGATCCTCCAGCCGTTTTTTCCTCCTCTCCAGAGAGCACAGGAGAGCAAAGGTGCTGGAAGCCAGGCGGCGTTGCAGGATCACCAGAGCAAAGGCCACATTTCTCTTTTTGTCCTTCATGAGGGCCTTGTTGTACTGCGTATTCACATACTCTGATAAGGCATTGTAGAGCTCCTTTTCCTTGGGTGATTCGACTCCCAGGTTGAAAGGAACAGTATCGACATACCGTGGCAGGAAAAGCGGCTGGCCCTCAAAATCCTTCAGATCCTCTTTGACTCGCCTGATAAAGAGGGGATTATCCTTGTTAGCGATGGACTCTTGAATGATCTCATTGGTAGCGTAGAAGCCTGGTTCCAGGAGGTCTAAAAACAGTCTGAAGTTTTCAGGATCTCCTTTGTGGGGTGTGGCGGTTAAAAACAGCAAGCGGTCAGTGATACGGGAGAGCACTTCACCTAACCTGTACCGGCTGGTCTTTTCCGTTTTATCCCCGTATCGGTAAGCACTCATTTTGTGGGCCTCATCAACAATGACCAGATCAAAGTGAGCGGCAGATATGGAAGGGAGAACATCATCTCTCTTGGCAAAGTCAATGGAGGTAATGATCTGATTCTCCCGCATCCAGATATTTTCTCCATAGAGGGCACCCAGAAGACCACGGTCAATCACCATGAACTTTTCTTCAAATCTCTCGGCTAATTCCCTGCGCCATTGATCCTTGAGGTGCCCTGGTGCCACGATCAGGGTTCTCCTTGCCAGGTGGCGAAGCTTCAGTTCCCTGATGATGAGTCCGGCCATGATCGTCTTACCGGCCCCAGGGTCATCAGCAATCAAGAACCGAATCCTTGGGATCTTCAGCACATACCCATAGACAGCCTCGATCTGGTGGGGAAGCGGATCAACCTTGGAAGTATTCATGGCCAGCAGGGGATCATACATGGAGGCAAACCGATAACGGGTCGTCTCAACTGCCAAAAAGACCTTCCAGGGATCTTCAGAGAAATCAGCCTCCATCCCCTGGATGAGAAACTTCGAAAACTCATCGCGGGAAATAATCTGGTCAATATGGCCTCTGGAAAGGGTAGTGGCACCAACAATGTGGATGTACTCTCCCTCTTCCTCAATAAATTTAATTTCAACCGGCTCCGGCCAATAAGATCCCTCGATGACACTTCCTGGTTTGATGCTATCCATGTCTGTTACCTTAACCTTATCACCCTTGTTCGAGCGATCTATTATTTCTTATCCGAGTGCTACGGTGTATCTGTTATTTGTCATCCGAGTATTATGGGAAGCATGCTACCTGTTATTCGAGTGCTGCCGATATCCCATGATTCTCAGACAGTTACAGTTATCATCGATATAAAAGTATACATTTCTATAGAGTTTGATAATAATGCCAAAGTCCGCCTCAAATATAGCCCCATTTTTCTTAAGGAGTTCTTCCGGCACACCACCTTGGACATAGTACTTTGTCCATTCTTCAACTGGGATATCGGATGGGTCTTTAAACTCCAAAATGGATTCTCATAGAGAATCCAATACCCCTTCTACAATCACTGAAGCAGTTATTTCCTCACCCGAATCAGCATCCTCATATACAACAATATCTTCACGCCCCCCTTCTTCAAGATCTTCATTTGACAGGGCATGATAGATTTTTTCGACATCGTACTCCCTGGCACCACAGGGTTCACACTCCAGATTATACCCAGGCAGTATGCTCTTCAGAGAATCTAAAATGTATTTTTCAACCTTCAGAAAACCACGTCTTCCATTATCTTAGGCTTTGCCATCTATGCTGATGTGCTCAGAAAAAGGTTACGATAGAATTTTTTCAATATCTCAAAAAATAGTAATATAAAATGGGTATATTTGCAAGAGATACATCAGGCGACCAATATGATTTCTATGATTGCAATAATGGTTGGTTGAAAAATAACCATCACCCCCACCCAGACTCCCCCCTCAAGGGGGAGGGGAGTTATTGAGGCTTTCATACAAGATGGGGAACATCTGTCGGCTAGATAAAGTAATCCCTTCGTTCAGGATCTCCTATCGTATAGAACTTTTGGATCATGGAAGGATAGTCTATGAGGAAAGATTTAAAAGCTCACTTTTTGAAGGGTGACGATGGAGTGAAATATGTAACCTATGTGGGGAATGATCTGGAAAGCAAAAAATGGAATGGCAGGTGTTATTGCTTAATTGGTTGATATTTACTAATAATTTAATGGTGGGCGATACTGGGATCGAACCAGTGGCCCCTGCCGTGTGAAGGCAGTGCTCTCCCGCTGAGCTAATCGCCCATGAATAATACCCTGTAGGGTTATATCTTTAACAAATTTTCTTTGTTATGTCAAGCAATTCGTTCAACTCCCGGATGTTCCCATTCTTCTTCTCTTCGAGGGATAATACAATCCCGTGAGGGACAATATCATGAGCTGAGGAACTACCTGCCTTCCGGACATCATGAGTATTCCCTTTATTTTCAAGGTATGATAAACTTCGCTCATGAATTCACTTGGCGGAATTTTTATCACCTCATTCCTGCTTGCCTTTTCCGGAGCGGTTGCTCCGGGGCCGGTGCTGACCATGACCATTGGTGAGGCTACCCGGCGGGGGTTCTGGACTGGACCGCTGATCATTCTTGGGCATGGGATTCTGGAGTTACTCCTGTTTGTAGCTGTTATATCGGGTGCTGGCCGCTTTCTCACCTTACCGGCTGTCAAGGAGACCACCAGCATTCTGGGAGGCGGCATTCTGGTCTGGCTTGGAATCGGGATGATCCGGCAATCGAACCAGGTCCAGGGCACTCTTATGGCTGCCTCACCAGGCGGCACTTCAAATCTGGTCCTTGGCGGATTCCTGATCAGTATTTCCAACCCGTATTGGACCATCTGGTGGGCAACGATTGGACTGAGTTACATTGCCCTGTCACTTCCCTTCGGCAGGTGGGGACTGGCCAGCTTTTACTGCGGCCATATTCTGGCCGACTTATGCTGGTATACCTTTGTTTCCGGGATCATTGCCCTGGGGAAAAAGACTATCTCACCGAAGGTCTACCATTTCATTATCCTGCTGTGCGGTCTATTTCTTCTTATTTTCGGCCTCTATTTTTCCTATTCCGGGTTCCATTCTTTCCTCAGCTAACCTCATCATATAGATAGCGCGTAGATAGCGCGGTTCCCTTTCTCCTTTGTGCCTTTGTCCCTCTGTGCCTTTATGCCTGAGTAGTTACCTTCTCCCTTTCTTTCTCCTCAATATACACGTATTTTGGCCTCAAATCAAATCTATAAATTAGATTAAAAACACTAAAGATTTATTTTATTAACGTACGAAAAGAGATTAAAAATTACTACATGTTTTTACCAATGACTCACCAGGCACTGAGAAGGGAGGGTAACATGAACAAAGCTGGAAAACTGCCCATAAAAACACTTATAAAAACACTTATAAGATCAGTTTTAAAACCACTCATGATGACAAGCCTTCTTGTTTTTATTCTCTGGCATTACGCCGGGGCAGAGTGCTGGGAAGAGGTTGTGAGCAATGGATTCGGGGAGTTTAGTAACGATTATGCCTGGAGTATGGCAACTTTTCAGGGGAAACTGTATGTCGGAACACTCAATTCGCTGAGGGGGGCAGAAATCTGGAGCAGCAGCACCGGTGAACAATTCACCTGGAGGAGAGTGTACAACACGCTGACTGCCAGTAATTCGGGGATACGCTGTCTGTATGCAGATGGGGATAAGTATCTTTATGCCTGTACATCCAGTGTATCTGGAGCTGATATAGTAAGAACCGGCAATGGGTACTGGTGGATCCCTATCAGCAGAAGGGGTTTGGGAGATATGAGAAACACCACCGTTCGGTGCATGGCCCGGTTCGGAGAATATCTTTATGCCGGCACCGGCAGCAAGATAGCCAGGTTGTACCGAAGCCGGGATGGGCTGAGCTGGGAACCGGTCAATACCGGAATGGAATCCACTCTGGTCAAGTATCCGAAAACCTCGGTCGAGGTTATCAATAACATCCTGGTTGGAGAGCTGGAGGTATTTAACGGCCATCTCTACGCTTTCACCTGGACTGATGATCTGGCCGCGATTCGAGGCCCCTTGAGCAGGGTCACACTCAATGAACCGATCCTGAATGCTGCGCATTATATTCCAGGACATACTCCAGGATATACTCCAGGATTTCAGGGCGAAAATCATACTGTGGACGGCAATGCCGCCGCTGCCGCCGCCGCTGCTGTCGATGATACTGCTTCTCTTGCTGCTGCTGCTGACGATGAAAAAACGTTTAAGAGTAAGTACGGATTCCTGGTACCAAACTATTTCAACCTCCAGGTATCGCGGGCTCCCGGTGCCTTTGAGGTGTGGCGAAGCAGTAATGGGACAAACTGGGAAAAGGTGGTGGGTCAGAATGATATTTACGGCAATGGGATGGGCTTTTCTCTGTACGATGCGGATAACCTGATGAACGATCTGGTTACCTGCGTGGCTGTTTTCAGGGATCAGGAGTCCCAGAAGGAGCATCTCTACCTGGGAACAGGCAATAGTGAAGGGAAAACAGGCATATGGAGAACATCCGAAGGTACCCGATGGGTGAAGGTTTTGGATTTTTATGAATTGGGAGAAAGGAATAACTTTTATGTCTGGCGTATGATCCCATTCAAGGGAAGGCTCTTTGTCGGCACCTTTAACATGGGACCGGCTTCAGACCCTGGAGTAACCGGAGCGCAGATCTGGGTATCCGATACCGGCACACACGGCAGCTTTCACAAGCTGGTAGGCGATGGTTTTGGTGGAGACACCATAAGATTTTCAGGGATAACCATCCCGAAAAACTATGGAATTCGCTCCTTCGGCATCCTCAACGATACCCTGTTTGCAGGTACCGCTACCATGCTCAGCGCGGTTGTTCCGGGCTTGCCGTTTGGAGTGACCATCGCTGGCAAATATTCCGGCTGTGAAATCTGGAAACTGGTCCCCGACGAGGAGTGCAACCAATATTTACCAGCCCCGGCTGCATTGTCAGGTTCATCGGAACAAGTCCAGCCTTCAGGCAAAATCACCCGGTCTTCAAATACCACACCAGGCACTGCGAATAATCACCGCTGGCAACGATTATCAGGTAAAAACCCAACCTATCGGTAAGGAGAAAGAACATGAAAAAAGCTATTAAACTATTCATCATAACCAGCTTATTTATCCTTTTCTTCCACAATTCCTCCAGGGCGGATCATTGGGAGAGGGTTGTCGGTAAGGGATTCGGCGATCCAGCGAATGATTATGCCTGGAGCATGGAAACTTTCCGGGGAAAGGTATATGTCGGAACACTGAATCCCATCCGGGGTGCAGAAATCTGGTGCAGCAGCAGTGGAGAACAGGGGACCTGGAAAAGAACCTATAATGCCCGCACTCCCCTGGCCAATCTTGGGGTGCGCAGCCTGTATACCGATGGCAATCAGGCTTTGTATGCCTGTACCTTTAATTTCAGCGGGGCTGAAATTTTACGGACAACAGATGGGCAATCATGGGACAAGGTCAAGAAAAGCAGGGGAGGGGAAAACCGGAAAGATGATACCATCAGATGCATGATCCGGTTTGGAAATTATCTGTATGGAGGAGGCGGTGGTAAAGGGGCTCAGTTGTATCGAAGCAGGAACGGCTCGAACTGGACAATGGTCAAGACTAATCCGAGCTTTGAATCAACCAAGGTACCTGATCCGAATACCGGCGATATGGTCACCAACAATATTCTGATCGGAGAGATGGAGATCTTCAAGGGTCAGCTCTACGCCTTCACCTGGACCAGGGACATGGATATGGGCAACCTGATCGGGCAGGATATCAAGGACATGGCAGCACTCATTCCCAACTCTCCGGGAGCCTTCGAGATATGGCGGAGCAGCGATGGGACAAATTGGGAAAAAGTGGTCGGTAAGAATGATCCGTATGATAATGGAATGGGTTTTTCCCTTCATGATCCTGAAAACCTGGCCAACGATGTTGTTACTTCAGTGGCGGTATATAAGGGAAAGTTATATCTGGGAACCCAGAATGATAATGGGAACAGCAGCATCTGGAGAACAGAGGATGGAGAGGAATGGGAAGAGGTTCTGGATTTTTTCAGCCTGGGCGAAAAGTTTAATTTCTATGTCTGGCGCATGATTCCCTTTAACGACAAGCTGTACATCGGTACTCTGAATGTGGCCCTGAACTATGGCAACGGCTCAGCAGCAGGAGGCGAAGCAACCGGTGCTCAGGTCTGGGCTACCGACTCAGGTGATCGCGGTACTTTTTACAATCTCGTTCATAATGGATTCGATGGCGAAACCATATCTTTCAAAGGTAAGGACATTCCCAAAAATTACGGCATTCGCTCCTTCGCCATTCTGGAAGATACTCTTTTCGCGGGTACGGCAACCATAGCCAGTGTTCCCGTTCCGGATGATGATGATCCGGGCCGGAGAACCATTGCCGGCAAGAATGTTGGCTGTGAAATCTGGAAGCTGATACAGGACTAGGGCGGGCAGGGGGTATTCCTCCTCACGGGATTTATCTGGGGTATCTGTTCATTATGACCTTGCGGATGGGGGACCGGCACAGGTGCAATTTACGGCTTGTATATGATAAATCGGTAAGTTGCCAGAAATATGTAAAAAAAGGTTAAATGTAATGTTGTCTTATACACGAAAAGGTATAAAACGTGTATAAATTTAGTAATGAACAGATTAACCTTAATCGTGGAGAGGATCATGAGAAGAGCTTTGAGATTATCAATCATGGCAGCCGGTTTTTTAGTTTTCATATTGGTCCACAATTGCAGTGCAGAAACCTGGGAGAGGGTTGTCAGTAACGGCTTTGGCGATCCGGGTAACGATTACGCCTGGAGTATGAGCATATTTAAAGGGAAATTATATGTCGGGACCCTGAATATTACCGGAGGAGGTGAAATCTGGAGAAGCAGCAACGGGGAGGCGGGAAGCTGGCAAAAGGTTTACGATCATATCCCTCTCTCCAATCTGGGGATACGGCATTTGTATGCTGACAAGGACCAGGCTCTTTATGCCTGTACGGTAAGTTTTACCGGCGCTGAGATTTTAAGGACAACCGATGGGCAAAAATGGACCAGGGTTGAAAAGGGAATGGGAAACCGGGCTGATATTGCCTTTCGATGCATGACCCGGTTTGGAAATTACCTGTATGCCGGCGCCGAAAACTCGGCAGATAAAGGGGCACAGCTCTATCGAAGCACAAACGGCCTCAGATGGAGCCCGGTTATGACCAAACCCGGCTTTGATTCGACGAAAGTTCAAGATCCTAACACCGGCAAACTGGTTATCAATAATATCATGATCGGAGAACTGGCGGTCTTCCACGATCAGCTCTACGCCTTTACCTGGACAAGAGAAGGCAGACATTCTGACGTTATCGAGTACATGCTCGGTCTGGAAGCTGATAATCCCAGGGTTCAATCGCCTCCTCCCGGTGCTTTTGAGGTGTGGCGAAGCAAGGACGGAGTCAATTGGGAAAAGGTGGTGGGCCAGGATGACCCGTATGGTAATGGTATGGGCTTTTGCCTTCACGATCCTGATGGATTGTCCAATGATGTCGTCACCTCAACCACGGTTTTCAAGGGGCAGTTATACCTGGGAACCATGAATGATAATGCCTGCAGTACTGTCTGGAGAACGGCTGATGGGACGCAGTGGACCAAGGTACTGGACTTCTTTGACCTGGGAGAGAGAGCCAATTATTATGTCTGGCGCATGATTCAGTTCAAGGATAAGCTTTTTATCGGGACTAATAATGTAGGGCCGATTACAGCTCCCGGAGTGACCGGAGCGCAAATCTGGGCTTCCGAGTCGGGTGACCGCGGCACCTTTTACAACCTTGTTCACAATGGGTTTGATGGAGAAACCTGGTCCAATGGTTCGGGTGTAGAAATACCGAAAAATACCGGCATCCGTACCTTTGCTGTTTTCAATGATACCCTGTTTGCAGGTACAGCTACGATACCGAGCGTTCTTATAGTTAACAGGAACAGCCTGGTTGATCGGCTGACTATCGCTGGCAGGGATGCAGGATGCGAGATATGGAAGATGGTCCCCTGAGATTATGATTGAGAGGCGAAAGCCGGGAGCCAGAGATCTTCGAGGTGACTAAAAAGACACCTATTCTGGCTCCTGCCTTTTTTCCGGATTTCCGCCATTTTAACACCTTTTTCTCTAACTCTTTCCTCTCTCCTGCTGGCAGGGATTCACCCCGGCGTTCTCATCATCCCCTCGAATATCTCCAGTCAGCCAATTATTTCCGATACTTGGGTACCAGGTGCCAAAAATCAAAAAAATAAATAAAACAGGATAAAGATTAAATTTATTAACGTACGAAAAGAGATGTAACACCACTGGTCATAATCACTCTCAAAGCTAAAGAGGTTTGCATGAAAAAGGCCATTAAATCGATTATCATTGTCGTACTTCTCGTTCTCTTCCTGCACCCTTCCTCTCATGCAGAACAGGCGAACCGGGTTATACCTGGCGGAGAGTTTATCGTGCTCTTCCCTTTACCAGTTCGGGAATACGCTCAGCCAGCCGGTACCGTCAGTGGCCAGTGGTCAGCAGTTGGTGATCAGTGATCAGTAAGTAAGAAAAATGATAATTAAAAACCGATTCGCTTATATTTATTTTAACCAGCATACCGTTTGTCATTCTCGCGTAAGCGGGAATCTAGAAATAGCTGCAATCTCCGGATTCCCGTTTACGCGGGAATGGCAGGACTTAATGCCTTTTAAAGGTATGATACTTACCAATGTGAGCGAACCGATTAATTTTTTACGTTCTTCCACCATTTGTTTCAGCGGATAGTCTGATGTACTGATAATTGTGTGCAGGTATTCATAATCTTCAACGAACATAGGGAGGGTCACATGAAAAGGGTTTTGTCATTACTTATTACCGCTGCCTGTTTGATTCTCTGTCTGAACTGCGGCTCCTTTGCAGAAGAATGGGAACAAGTCGCCAGTAATGGGTTTGGCAATCCATCCAATGATTATGCCTGGTGCATGGCTACGTTTAAAGGAAAATTATATGTTGGAACCCTCAATACTCTCAGTGGTGGGCAGATATGGAGAAGCGGCACAGGAGACCCTGACAGCTGGGAAATGGTGTATGATTCTCGCTCTTCCATTTTCTCCAATGCCGGGGTGCGTACCTTATATTCTGACAATGATCAGGCCCTCTATGCCAGCACCTTGAACTCTCTTGGGGCTGAAATCATGAAAACGACGGATGGGAAATCCTGGAGCCTGGTGAAAAAAGTGATCGGGAGGCGGTGGAATACCACCATCCGGTGCATGGTCCGTTTTGGAGACTATCTTTATGCAGGTGCGGGAGGCTACGGAGCCCAGTTATATCGGAGCAAGGATGGCGTGAATTGGAGACTGGCCAAGACCAATCCGCCCTTTCAGTCTATCAGGGTCTATGATCCCCAAATCGGGACAGCGGTTGTCAATAACACCATGATCGGAGAGCTGGCGGTTTTCCATGATCAGCTCTATGCTTTCACCTGGACCAAAGAGGCCAGATATCGTGATGTGGCTGACCATGTCTTCGGTTACGAAGTGGACAGACCGACTTATTATTCCAACTCTCCCGGTGCTTTCGAGGTGTGGCGAAGCAGTGACGGCATCAACTGGGAAAAGGTAATCGGTAAGGATGACAAATACGGCAATGGAATGGGACTGAGCCTGCGTGATCCCGAGGGTCTGGCCAACGATGTAGTTACTTCAGCTATCGTTTTCAACGATCGGCTGTATATGGGCACACAGAACGCCAATGGAAACAGCTCCATCTGGCGAACATCCGATGGGACGACATGGACCAAGGTGCTGGATTTCCTTGAGTTGGGAGAGATAGCCAATTACTATGTCTGGCGCATGATTTCCTTCCAGGACAGGTTGTTTGTCGGCACCATGAATGTTGGCCCGGCTACAGCCCCAGGGGTGACCGGAGCACAGGTCTGGGTTTCTCCATCCGGTGATCCCGGTTCGTTTCAGAATCTCGTCCACAATGGCTTCGACGGAGAAAGCTGGACCAACGGCGCAGATCTGGAAATACCCAAAAATATTGGTGCCCGTACGTTCGGCATTCTGAACAATACTCTTTATGTAGGCACGGCTGTCATACCAAGTGTTTTGATTCCACGGAGATATAACGGCGGCGGATATAAATTCGGCGATCGTCCGTTAGCGATTGCCGGAAGAGATGTCGGGTGCGAAATCTGGAGGCTGGTCCAATAGCAGGCCTCAGCACACGGCGCGGGAATTACCCGGCCAGATGGATGCTGCTTTCCCTGGAGCTATTTTATACTGCGAACGGGTGAAGATTGAACTTTTTGCTCAGGAGTCAGAAGTCAGAAGTCAGGAGTCAGAAGTCAGAAGTCAGGAGTCAGAAGTCAGAAGTCAGGAGTCAGAAGTCAGAAGCCAGGAGCCAGAAGAAGGTAAAAGAACTCCTTATTTAAGATGGCCCATACCTCCTTCTGAATTCTGACTCCTGACTCCTGGCTCCTCTGGAAAAGTTCAGTTCTAAGCCGTTTATAGTATAATGTAGGGTGGGGCTGCTTTTTTGCCTCACCAGATACCGCCATTATGGTCGCTGCCTTTCTCATGGGAGAGAGCCATCCTCCACTCCCTCGCCCCCTTTTTGGGGGAGAGGGCTGGGGTGAGGGGGCTGTTATTTAACCAGCCTCGTAATTCCCGCGACCTGTACTTCAGCCAGCCACCTCCGTAACAAACTGGTAATGCTCCCTACAGGCACAGCTTGGAATTAAGGACCCGCAGACTATCCTTGAGTGAAAGAATTCTCATGCAATCCCCAGCTTGATGAGTTTATACCGGAGGGAAGAGTAGGGCATGCCGAGGATTTTGGCTGCCTCACGGCGGTTCCACCGGGCATCTTCGAGGGCAATGAGGATTTTTTTGCGCTCCCGCTCCTCACCTGAACAGCCCGGACAGGAAGGAGCTTCAGGCTTGTGTTCTTTCGGCAGGTTGAGGTGTTTTGGCTCGATCAGGCCGGAGCGGCACAGGATAGCCGCCCGCTCGACCATGTTGCGAAGCTCCCTGGCGTTGCCGGGAAAGCTGTATCCAGCGAGCACATTCCTGGCCTCGGGTGAAAAGCCTTCAACGCGAAGGCCGCGACCGATCAGGTAGGTTGAAAGAAAATGTTCAGCCAGGGGAATAATGTCCGAGGGTCTTTCCCGGAGAGGCGGGAGTTTGATGGTAAACACATTGAGCCGGTAGAACAGATCCTTGCGGAACTTGTATGATTCGACAAGCTCTTCCAGGGGAACGTTGGTCGCGGCGATTACCCGGATATTGACA
The bacterium genome window above contains:
- a CDS encoding helicase-related protein; this translates as MDSIKPGSVIEGSYWPEPVEIKFIEEEGEYIHIVGATTLSRGHIDQIISRDEFSKFLIQGMEADFSEDPWKVFLAVETTRYRFASMYDPLLAMNTSKVDPLPHQIEAVYGYVLKIPRIRFLIADDPGAGKTIMAGLIIRELKLRHLARRTLIVAPGHLKDQWRRELAERFEEKFMVIDRGLLGALYGENIWMRENQIITSIDFAKRDDVLPSISAAHFDLVIVDEAHKMSAYRYGDKTEKTSRYRLGEVLSRITDRLLFLTATPHKGDPENFRLFLDLLEPGFYATNEIIQESIANKDNPLFIRRVKEDLKDFEGQPLFLPRYVDTVPFNLGVESPKEKELYNALSEYVNTQYNKALMKDKKRNVAFALVILQRRLASSTFALLCSLERRKKRLEDLPKGPQEKGKGALGSNKGTHNGTPHKGVTDFDTVEDMSEEERWEEEEVWETLSVSENREELEKEIRTIEDLIDRSRDIIHHEEEIKIRELKKSLRHLEEIYPEKDDKKILIFTESKDTLKYLEEKIRNWGYATNTIHGGMKLEERIEAEKKFKLETQVLVATEAAGEGINLQFCHLMVNYDIPWNPNRLEQRMGRIHRYGQVKEVYVFNLVAMDTREGKVLYKLFEKLAEIGRALGSDKVFDVLNEVLYNKNLSQLLMEAAANARTIDEILKEIDITVDNDYIAKVKENLGESLATHYIDYTRIKEMEQRAREYRLIPEYTESFFKKAFSHAAQSGQAEQKLRVRKDGFLAIDSIPFEIRKIADQDTFKKSYGGLLKKYPKVTFDKEVAFKNSDSEFISFGHPLFEAMMVWIENNFLNSLLVGARFIDPDGLLNGYILFYEGQIKDGTGDVAGKRLFGFYTTGSEVRPVSPAIIWDLEEADKKKTADSGANREEENRGKMPSIERGKDGKDIAVDVEALKRQVAKSVIVKLEEYKAEIAKERIRQTEIKQKYGIKSLDYLILELDRQLISLYDRRNQGENVDLVIRNKEERKEEYEKALKELQDLIQKEKSLTMNMPRFVGIIRVQPPERLDKTMHSDPEIERVGMEKAMKYEIRNGRVPEDVSIEDLGFDIRSKDSDGRMRYIEVKARAGVGAVALTQNEWFKAERFKDEYYLYVVFQAGSKPELAELMIIQNPAENLNYKERVEVVRYVVGWDEVRAKGVKG
- a CDS encoding LysE family transporter is translated as MNSLGGIFITSFLLAFSGAVAPGPVLTMTIGEATRRGFWTGPLIILGHGILELLLFVAVISGAGRFLTLPAVKETTSILGGGILVWLGIGMIRQSNQVQGTLMAASPGGTSNLVLGGFLISISNPYWTIWWATIGLSYIALSLPFGRWGLASFYCGHILADLCWYTFVSGIIALGKKTISPKVYHFIILLCGLFLLIFGLYFSYSGFHSFLS